From Larimichthys crocea isolate SSNF unplaced genomic scaffold, L_crocea_2.0 scaffold78408, whole genome shotgun sequence, the proteins below share one genomic window:
- the LOC113745463 gene encoding tripartite motif-containing protein 16-like protein → DVLLSQVEPKTRADFLKYSRELTLDPNTAYTQLLLSEGNRKATLMSDQQSYPRHPDRFTTFGQVLSTESLTGRCYWEVEWRGGGVHVAVAYKNISRAGSLNECTFGLNDKSWELRCAKNSYTFWFNKVQTPVSGPWSSRVGVYLDHSAGILSFYSVPETMTLLHRVQTTFTQPLYAGLQLYYAYGDTAELCKVK, encoded by the coding sequence GATGTTTTACTGTCACAAGTAGAGCCAAAGACCAGAGCTGacttcttaaaatattcacgtgaactcacactggatccaaacacagcatacacacagctgttattatctgaggggaacagaaaagcaACATTAATGAGTGATCAACAGTCTTATCCTCGTCATCCAGACAGATTCACGACATTTGGTCAGGTCCTGAGCACAGAGagtctgactggacgttgttactgggaggtggagtggagaggaggaggagttcatGTCGCAGTCGcatacaagaatatcagcagagcagggagctTAAATGAATGTACATTTGGACTCAATGACAAATCTTGGGAGTTAAGATGTGCAAAAAACAGTTACACATTTTGGTTCAACAAAGTCCAAACTCCTGTCTCAGGTCCTtggtcctccagagttggagtgtacctggatcacagtgcaggtattctgtccttctacagcgtccctgaaaccatgactctcctccacagagtccagaccacgttcactcagcctctctatgctggacttcAGCTTTACTATGCTTATGGAGACACTGCAGAGTTGTGTAAAgtgaaatag